ATTAAAGCaatacattttaaaaacCATTCTAAGGTcgtattatatatgtatataattttagTATTATTTActaaattattaatatctaCTTTTATCctttgtttttttcttttttgtgttttgttttgtatatatatttgtatattatttgttgtTTTATTAGGTAGATCTTGATAAATAATATCCCatttattatcttcaaTTTTTTGCTTTCTTTCGATTTTTTCTTCCTCAGATATTTCTAATGAAGAATGAAAATCATAATAACTACAATTACtatgataattattactattatttttgGTTGTTCTggtttttattttatcatgTATGTAAGATATATTTGCTTCACTCCTATCAAATgaattttcatttttgtaaataatattctttttttcatcattttttaaattaaaactactatattttttcccatgcaattttaaattttcataaCTCCAATGTGTTGTTTTTGTATGAATAGGAGTActcattattttatttagAAATGTggtcatttttttttttctaatttttaatatacatttttgaGCTTCATTAATACTAGACATGGCTGTTtcaataaattttttttttttattgtcCTCTTCATATGTAACATCacttaatatatgtatatttttttcattatcatttttcATAACATTTGAAAGCAATTTTGTAGAATCCTTTAAAGATGTATCTGTTAACATTTTTTCGGTATGattttgtattaatatattttttctattctcttcatttttttccCTAGCATAGTGAGAATCTGTTTTACAGTTCACATGTTCATCTTTTTCCATGATATCActatttaattttatattatcaatattatttttatttgttttttctttcatattATCCATATCTTTGAGCTTTGTACAAgcattatttttattatatgtcacattatttttattatctgtcacattatttttattatctgtcacattatttttattatctgtcacattatttttatattgatttgatttaatatcatcattaGTATTTTCcaaattattttgttccttagatatattatcaGAATATAAAACCTTATCCGTTGAATCGTATGtagtattatatatatctttattatatgtttcCTTCAATTTAatcatttctttttttatttttttaatttcctttttcaacatttttacttcatttttttgtttccCATTTTTCTCAATCTTATTAAAATGGCTATTATTGAAagttaaatattttttttctttttcaatCAATTTATTCTCAATAATATGatctttatttaatattataggttcgtaatatatattattattttgatcaTCCTTTAtgttatgtatatatatattttttgttttgttttcatcttttatattattttcaataCCTTTCgtttctttttcattatatataatgtgtTTCCAATTTGTTGTATCCTTcaattcatttatatttatattttgtacattggatattttatttatttcttgtAACACATCTCtcttacatatattattcatatcatcatcatttttgatattatttaaaaaataattatctTCGCACTCTTTCTCTGtttcattaaataaagCATCGTATTCACCATATAGCAAAACGTTCTTCTCTATATATTCAATAACTTGgtataatttaaaatattccTTTTGGTCATGTAGTCTTATTAAAGTATTATCCTCGAAATATTCATTGCTAACCCAATTAAAAATAGTATAGCTATTAAAAGGTCCTTGttctttattatcatcatctaTATATACCCAATATAATGTTCTTTTtgtatttaataaattatctaatatggtacttatatatttattttgtgatagcaaattatcatcatttgATTTTATATGGTCACTGGATTGTATGTGGTCACTGGATTGTGTGGGATCATTTgattttatatcatcacttatttttatatcatcacttatttttatattatcacttatttttatatcatcacttatttttatatcatcacttatttttatatcatcacttatttttatattatcacttgtttttatatcatcacttatttttatgtcatcaaataatatttgtttgttcatatttttgATACTATCTATTTCACTTTTCCATGAAAAgtcattttttaaaaattccTCAGActgaattttttttaataaatgattGTATACAATAgcattttttaaatataattttatttttccttttatattatcattatcaaAACTTATTGAATTTTCACTgtcataatattttttatctttaatGTGTAATTCGTTTCTATGAAGAACTTCTATTTTATCATTCTTGAGATTCTttcttaaaatatataggGTAAGAATTTCctaagaaaaaaaaaagaaatagGTTGATAAATAgaatgatataatataatatgagGAAATATACGTTTCACATAAAATGtgaaaattatatagttgtatatataaggacaaataatacatataataaaaaatttaaacttataatataaataaataaataaataaatatatatatatatatatatatatatatatatatatatatatgtgttatattttttatttatttcctactttcttttaaaatacttacattattttctaataaATTGAATATATGAGTAATGTTCATTTCATATGACATCATACATACTTCCTTATCTCCCATTTTTACACACATATACCAAGGAGtttcataaaaattttcttttgaaTTGTTGTCCTCTAAATGATCTTCCACTTTGATATTTAAACAATAAAcaatattatcatcttcATTGTCTTCctcttcattattatatattctctTGTTATTTGTTATAAATTCTATTTCAATACTATGAATGTATAAGTTGATATCcatttttgtttgtttatttattcatacATAAATGTGTAAATTTGTGAactataaaaaagaatatatcatattaattaaaaaaaaaaaaaaaaaaaaaaaaaattaaaataaatataatatgtgaatgttataaatatatttactgTTAAACGTGAAGTGAATACACACctaataaatataacaaatagttgtgtatttatatataaataagtttaagaaaaaatgaatatattaaaacaaaGGAAAACAAACtagtaaataaatataaatatatataaatatatatatataaatatatatatattgttgTGTACTTTAACATATACAAGaaagaatatttaattttttttttttttttttttttttttttttttttttttaaaattttttttttccttttttttttttttttcctttttttttttatttaaataaaataaaaaaaaaaaaaaaaaaaaattaaaaaaatataatttaaattaNNNNNNNNNNNNNNNNNNNNNNNNNNNNNNNNNNNNNNNNNNNNNNNNNNNNNNNNNNNNNNNNNNNNNNNNNNNNNNNNNNNNNNNNNNNNNNNNNNNNNNNNNNNNNNNNNNNNNNNNNNNNNNNNNNNNNNNNNNNNNNNNNNNNNNNNNNNNNNNNNNNNNNNNNNNNNNNNNNNNNNNNNNNNNNNNNNNNNNNNNNNNNNNNNNNNNNNNNNNNNNNNNNNNNNNNNNNNNNNNNNNNNNNNNNNNNNNNNNNNNNNNNNNNNNNNNNNNNNNNNNNNNNNNNNNNNNNNNNNNNNNNNNNNNNNNNNNNNNNNNNNNNNNNNNNNNNNNNNNNNNNNNNNNNNNNNNNNNNNNNNNNNNNNNNNNNNNNNNNNNNNNNNNATtaaggaaatatatatatatatatatatatatatatattaaaaaattaccttatttttaaataatgatataccactatataatataattaattaattttcttttcttttcatttaaCATTGtgaattaatatatatatatatatatatatataatttttttatattaatgtattttatttaacaAATATTTCCACCTTATGATGTAATCTGATTAATATGTTATCAGTATTTTCATGAAATGTaccttttaaaaaaagaaaaaaaaaataaaaaaacatgCTTTTCtctatttttatgaatagTGTTAAGAGGCATAATTGTAAAAGCTTTGATACATTTCTAACTTATAATCATTACTTTATAATTAGAAAATGGATTAGTTACacatcatataataaaatacatgAGAAAGGATTGAGTAATTACCTTTCAGAATTGTATAAATCTATAGAAAATTGTAATAGTGGAAATTCATTATTCAAATTAACACATAAAACATTAACTTATCAAATacatgatatatatatatggagattaatagaaaaaaaattttatgatTTACAACATGATTTAACCCCTAAAGAATTATcatgtataataaattattttaaacaaataaaaattaatgatagcaaaatatatgataatagTATTGATATAATACTTTCTACAATTGATAAATATTCTATTCATGATTTATCTATTATATGTTTGTCATATACCTATTTTAATAAAGTTAATACAATTTTTATGAACAAAATTGCAGaacaaattattaaattgtACGAACAAGAAAAGGATAACATACACAATCttacaaaaaaagaattaaagGATACTTTTATATCTTATGTTCATATCATAGGATCCTATgcaaaaataaatcataaaaatattgaaatatttaaaatagcatctttatatataatcgCGGCATTTAATGCAGATATTAAAATTTCATCTAAAATGTTGATAAAAATTGTAACATCGTATAGCAAGTAAGTAAAAATAAGGgatatacacatatatatatatatatatatatatatatatatatatatatatatatttttatttatttattattttttttttatttatgtgaTGCATACTACACACAATTACATTTTCAGTATATAGactattatttaaaaaaaagaagaaaacatatatttttttctaccTATTTATAGCGTAAAAATTAAGCACACAAAAATACTCGATTTAATCGCAAATCAAGTACCCATAATGAAAATTACGGATGATGAATTAAGGGTTTGagaaaaaaacatatatatatttacatatgtataatgtaaatattaatttgtGCATATGTTTTGGTTACattttaacaaaaaaaaaaataaaatagaataaaataaaataataaataaataaacaaataaataatatatgtgattgtcattttttttttttttttttctttcttacTTTTTGCAgaagatgaaaaataattttgaccaattaaaatattctaATGAAACGtttgataaatatattcaataCAGACTCTTTTAATACTATAAAATAAGTTtgaataaaattaaatatatgttaaattattatatgattatatatatatatatatatatatatatgtctaTTTGTTAATTcaattttccttttttttaacctgcttttgtttttaatttattcatttacTTTTTCTGTTCTTTGcttttcttcattatatattatttgttacttttttttttttttttttttttccctttttatttgctacaatgttttaattttgttCATTAGAAGCTGTAGGGCATCCCCCAAATATGCAGCATTATGgttatatgtattaaaaaaattgcTCTCTAAACAAACTAATTGACTTTTTAAATCTACTCTCTCATCACCTAACACTTGaataaatttctttttctctTTTGATGATAAGGataaatcatttatatttgctgtaaaataacatatattattttcttcattatcaACAATTGAAGTACCATGCCAAATTATTGAATAATGAAAAGTGTGTGGAAATGTAAATCGATCATGATCTAATGTACGTGGTAATGTTGATTCATGTTGTAATTTGGTTAGGGGTGTTATAAATGCACTTGGgtttttttgttttatattttctttatcatGTGTCAGACTTAATAATTTTCGAATACgatatttatttctaaATTTAAAATGTCTTCTAGTTCTATCTTTTCCTACACAAACTTTCAAAATCtcctttttaatatttttactaATAACACTTGGTGTTTCACATACTGTAGTTCTATCTTCTAATCTTATAATGGGcaattttaattttgtatttttttgttcatcATTTAAAGTTCCCCTTTCCCTTTTTTTCCTATTCTTTTTGTTTCTAATTTGATTAAACATGTAATACTTGTTTTTTACATCCAgatctttatatatttcattattaatattatatcttGTAAATGtatgaaaagaataaaCATTATGTTGATTATAATAactatacatataaattttatttattttattttcataatattttctcCATGGAACATTCCAAAGGTGGGTTTTCAGAATGTTAACCTTTTTCACAGcatacatattaaaatgatgaatgtttttatattttatataattatatttatttaattaatgatatctgaaatttatatattcccATTATGACAcatttttgtaaattttataattatagtGCCCAATAAAAAGAgaaatatgaattattataaatatataaagaaatcCTTTAGAAgaaatttaatatataataatacatacagatataagtaaataaataaataaataaatatatatatatatatatatatatatatatatatatatatatatatatatatgttatatatatattttgtatgttgtacataaaatatacatttttctTGTGTGTGTTTGCATATTTCACTCACGAGCCATAACGAATTAGCCTACATTTAATTTtgattaaaaaaaaaaaaaaataagaaatattataaatataggatatgggggaaaaaaaaagaaaaaaaaaaaaaaaaatgaataaataaataataaataaataaataaagggaataaaaaaaaaatagatatatgtatatatatttatatatatatatatatttttttttaaatttatatttattgattTCATTTTTTCGATTTAGTATGTATCGTGTTAAAATATGGTAACAACCTCAATTTaaaagtataaaaataatgtttaatttttgtaGCAGGCTATTATACAAAGGGAAATATATACCTGTTGGTAGAAGGATTTTTAGAGAAAAATTGATAAAAGGTAGAAAACAGAAATCTccaataatattattacctCCATACATAACAGTACATGAATTACGTATAAtgttaaatattaattatgaAACATGTTTTAAAGCTGCTAATGTTTATAAGTGTGGTAATGTATATAGATGGAAAGACTCAGAAGATAGAGTTTTTCAAACAGTAAACAAAAGAAATGTTATTATACCATATAGTACTGCTGCATATGTTagtaaaatttttaaatataaaccCAAGCTCGTTCAAGTTGAATTATATTGTGAACAAGAAAATTATGATCATGAACATATGAACCttttagatatatataaaaatacctatatagaagaaaaaaaatactatgatgaattttatttcttatcTCAGAATAaggaacaaaaaaatactaatgaattaaaaaatattaatattcgtggttttaaaaatgaaacaaaaaattgttatataaataatgatatatccttacttataaatgataaatatatttcatccaatatatatactaataacaaaaaaataaatgatgaaaaaaaaaaaaattattatacagTCATATCTGTTATAGGACACATAAATCATGGGAAAACAACGCTCTTagataaaataacaaataataatttagCTTTAAACGAAGCTGGATGTATTACACAAAATATTAAGCCTATACATTTTGAATATGCACCTTTTAAATTTACTTTTTTAGATACACCTGGTCATAAAgtttttcaaatatttaGAGGAAGAGCTGCATTTCTTTCGGATATCTtgattatattaatatcttTAGAAGTAGGTGCAGAAATACAAACAGAAGAAGCTATAAAATATGCAGATAAATTCGATATTCCAgttatttttgttttaaataAAGCAGATATATATGGATCGAATGAATCTGTAGTTAAGGCtgaattaaaaaatcaATGTCGAAAAATGTATGATGAacaaatattaaaacaCAATTTTTCAAATGAAATTGATAAAGCAATAACTATATCGTCTTTAACTGGTTATAACATACACAAGTTAATTAATaggatatattttttatctgAACATATCAATTTGCCttacaataatataaataaccataatattaattctaataatattgataatcATTTAGCATATGAGTcgatgaaaaaaaattttcttattCCACAAAATAAGGATgatattcatattaatcatttagataataatgataataatattaataataataatatacatttaagtaaaaataatccTACACATGATAACTCCAACcttttgaaaaaatatatcagAAAATCTGATTTTTTATTAGCTTTAGATACATATCCATTTGGTATGGGTATAGTAGTTGATATTAGTAAAAATTCGAGTAAAGGAACTATTCttaatgttattataagaaACGGATTCTTTATTGAAGggaattattttatatgtggATCAGCATATGGAAGAATTCagaaaatgtataaatttaatacaAACTTTAAAGAAAGTTGTACTTATGCTTCTGTTGGTATGGCTATACAAATATCAGGGATAAGGAAATATGGAAATGCAACAACAGATGATCTTATTTTTACTCTACCACAAAATAATGCTTTTAGATTATGTCAGTACAGACTTATGGTAGAAAAATTATCGACCTTACAAGTAAGTGGAAAAGAAATATCTGTTTCTTGGGAAAAtgatatgaaaaaaaatgaatatcATGCAGAAGatatttatgaaaataGATTAGAAATGTCAGATAAAAGAAAAGCTATTGAAGAATTTGGCGTTCAAAATGAACCAAtatttaatgatataaCTTATGAAGAATTTCACAAAAGTAATACtcaattaaaaaaagaacaagaCAATTATATCGAAATACAAttagaagaagaaaatgaaaatcaGAAATCAACtatggaaaaaataaataaaattcaAAATGTCTTATCGAATGATGAATATGATGACTGTATTGTAATACCTAATGATAATacatattcatttttaaaaacgTCGAAAAACGAAGAAATGCATGTTTCAAAGCATGCACAAAATTCCTCTTTAAATAATACGAATGAAGCTATTCTTAATGATACACAAATGTGTCaacaaaatgaacaaatgaaagaagaaatggactctatatatacaaacaaaattaatgttaatatggaaaaagaagatgatattatatatgatcaagaaattaatgataataaaaaaatatataaaataggTCCTCAAAATAATTCGGAACTAtcacatataaataaaaataaaaatcaaatTATAAAAGACGAACATAATAGCGAATATAACAATGAAGCAAACGAAGCACaagtaaatataaataatatatataatataaataatgagGAAAATTCTACTTATTCTAATtcatataaagaatatttagAAACGTACAATGTGGAAACTACAATTCCACCAAGAGgtagaaaaaataaatatagtaaaaatatatataagataaATACGAAATCAACATTTAAGGATAATGTAACAAACAGATctaattataataatgataataattataattctAACAATAACcaaaataatgatttaAGTGCACCTTGGTATTATGAAGAAAGTGAAGAAACGTGGGCAAAAAAAGTATTACAAAGAAATGATGAACTTATGGAAACATGGAgaaataaaacaaaacaaagagaaatagaaaaacaaagacaaattttttatgaaaagcaaatgatattaaaaaatgaaatgatCAAACGAAATCTTCTCGGAGAAGAAAAGTTAACAGAAGAACAAATTAATgcttatttatatgatgaaCCAAATAAAAACAAGAAATATGATACAGATATTAAGCAAAATGATAATGACACACATACAGATGATAAGTTCAATTTAcctaaaaaaaattgtcCAGTTATAcctataataataagaacCAATTATGTCGGTATATTTGATATCTTTCTTGACGAATTTGAAAATTTgcaaaagaaatataatgtGAAAATATCTGTTGTACATGGTGGTATAGGACCAATTACACCAAATGATGTTGTACATGCAGAAGTAGAAAGTCATTTTGGATATTGCTGTATTTATGCTTTCCAGGTTAAAGTATTACCTGATTCGGTAAAACAAGCAGTCCTCTCAAATATTGTAATTAAACAATTTGACGTTTTTACAGATTTAATAGATGATATTGTTAAACGAATTACTAACATTAAGGCATTGATTGCTCACAATATGTATGTAAGAAGTCTTAAGAAGGAAAAAACACAGGAAGGAATGTAGAAcggatatatatatatatatatatatatatatatatatatatataatgcatttctttatatatatttttattttatttattttttttgtacaattttttttttttttcttttttttttttttttttttatcNNNNNNNNNNNNNNNNNNNNNNNNNNNNNNNNNNNNNNNNNNNNNNNNNNNNNNNNNNN
The genomic region above belongs to Plasmodium reichenowi strain SY57 chromosome 13, whole genome shotgun sequence and contains:
- a CDS encoding hypothetical protein (conserved Plasmodium protein, unknown function), whose amino-acid sequence is MDINLYIHSIEIEFITNNKRIYNNEEEDNEDDNIVYCLNIKVEDHLEDNNSKENFYETPWYMCVKMGDKEVCMMSYEMNITHIFNLLENNEILTLYILRKNLKNDKIEVLHRNELHIKDKKYYDSENSISFDNDNIKGKIKLYLKNAIVYNHLLKKIQSEEFLKNDFSWKSEIDSIKNMNKQILFDDIKISDDIKTSDNIKISDDIKISDDIKISDDIKISDNIKISDDIKISDDIKSNDPTQSSDHIQSSDHIKSNDDNLLSQNKYISTILDNLLNTKRTLYWVYIDDDNKEQGPFNSYTIFNWVSNEYFEDNTLIRLHDQKEYFKLYQVIEYIEKNVLLYGEYDALFNETEKECEDNYFLNNIKNDDDMNNICKRDVLQEINKISNVQNININELKDTTNWKHIIYNEKETKGIENNIKDENKTKNIYIHNIKDDQNNNIYYEPIILNKDHIIENKLIEKEKKYLTFNNSHFNKIEKNGKQKNEVKMLKKEIKKIKKEMIKLKETYNKDIYNTTYDSTDKVLYSDNISKEQNNLENTNDDIKSNQYKNNVTDNKNNVTDNKNNVTDNKNNVTYNKNNACTKLKDMDNMKEKTNKNNIDNIKLNSDIMEKDEHVNCKTDSHYAREKNEENRKNILIQNHTEKMLTDTSLKDSTKLLSNVMKNDNEKNIHILSDVTYEEDNKKKKFIETAMSSINEAQKCILKIRKKKMTTFLNKIMSTPIHTKTTHWSYENLKLHGKKYSSFNLKNDEKKNIIYKNENSFDRSEANISYIHDKIKTRTTKNNSNNYHSNCSYYDFHSSLEISEEEKIERKQKIEDNKWDIIYQDLPNKTTNNIQIYIQNKTQKRKKQRIKVDINNLVNNTKIIYIYNTTLEWFLKCIALIQHNIRKWLVKRKILRIHNIKKKIKKKNKSYRISSGHSSSNNNYNTNDLPNDDNIKDNYIKYNLSSAENYEKNDFELEDNKLYYEQEEQKKIKESVNKIKKLLSMQNKLKYNGNYNNSSNTNNNYIYNSNMFPRDQQQNYKNGIKYKNNGIHNYVSPCNNKLKTFNNDLNMEVETKKNEQEEDLNVEYKQNNIYEYNEEKEYIDDELLQKEYNKNIKEYEKKEKEKQEKDDKKNKLYEQLFKMRYINTYQDKNGTIPIKRHNIATSDKNKLLNNNNNNNNNTIKKRDQLYLKKKQNMNIMHDRLNEIFNRYKNQNYGPYDMKTNKNNGDSNNNNNNNNNNYDNIITDHNNYDYPHKKEETIKNDKQYSNKTNNIQKENFPFNRKDILLNIVNNFKFDNILIEKKKNCKLQINTEKNSIYSVQEFLNKIKEKAPKKTSIINEDITKNVNNKKFNIIKLNDYDNSKITHLRNIEKGPCDTNVHRMLSNKNFMKSKDF
- a CDS encoding hypothetical protein (conserved Plasmodium protein, unknown function) yields the protein MLFSIFMNSVKRHNCKSFDTFLTYNHYFIIRKWISYTSYNKIHEKGLSNYLSELYKSIENCNSGNSLFKLTHKTLTYQIHDIYIWRLIEKKFYDLQHDLTPKELSCIINYFKQIKINDSKIYDNSIDIILSTIDKYSIHDLSIICLSYTYFNKVNTIFMNKIAEQIIKLYEQEKDNIHNLTKKELKDTFISYVHIIGSYAKINHKNIEIFKIASLYIIAAFNADIKISSKMLIKIVTSYSNVKIKHTKILDLIANQVPIMKITDDELRKMKNNFDQLKYSNETFDKYIQYRLF
- a CDS encoding mitochondrial ribosomal protein S35 precursor, putative, with translation MYAVKKVNILKTHLWNVPWRKYYENKINKIYMYSYYNQHNVYSFHTFTRYNINNEIYKDLDVKNKYYMFNQIRNKKNRKKRERGTLNDEQKNTKLKLPIIRLEDRTTVCETPSVISKNIKKEILKVCVGKDRTRRHFKFRNKYRIRKLLSLTHDKENIKQKNPSAFITPLTKLQHESTLPRTLDHDRFTFPHTFHYSIIWHGTSIVDNEENNICYFTANINDLSLSSKEKKKFIQVLGDERVDLKSQLVCLESNFFNTYNHNAAYLGDALQLLMNKIKTL
- a CDS encoding translation initiation factor IF-2, putative, producing the protein MFNFCSRLLYKGKYIPVGRRIFREKLIKGRKQKSPIILLPPYITVHELRIMLNINYETCFKAANVYKCGNVYRWKDSEDRVFQTVNKRNVIIPYSTAAYVSKIFKYKPKLVQVELYCEQENYDHEHMNLLDIYKNTYIEEKKYYDEFYFLSQNKEQKNTNELKNINIRGFKNETKNCYINNDISLLINDKYISSNIYTNNKKINDEKKKNYYTVISVIGHINHGKTTLLDKITNNNLALNEAGCITQNIKPIHFEYAPFKFTFLDTPGHKVFQIFRGRAAFLSDILIILISLEVGAEIQTEEAIKYADKFDIPVIFVLNKADIYGSNESVVKAELKNQCRKMYDEQILKHNFSNEIDKAITISSLTGYNIHKLINRIYFLSEHINLPYNNINNHNINSNNIDNHLAYESMKKNFLIPQNKDDIHINHLDNNDNNINNNNIHLSKNNPTHDNSNLLKKYIRKSDFLLALDTYPFGMGIVVDISKNSSKGTILNVIIRNGFFIEGNYFICGSAYGRIQKMYKFNTNFKESCTYASVGMAIQISGIRKYGNATTDDLIFTLPQNNAFRLCQYRLMVEKLSTLQVSGKEISVSWENDMKKNEYHAEDIYENRLEMSDKRKAIEEFGVQNEPIFNDITYEEFHKSNTQLKKEQDNYIEIQLEEENENQKSTMEKINKIQNVLSNDEYDDCIVIPNDNTYSFLKTSKNEEMHVSKHAQNSSLNNTNEAILNDTQMCQQNEQMKEEMDSIYTNKINVNMEKEDDIIYDQEINDNKKIYKIGPQNNSELSHINKNKNQIIKDEHNSEYNNEANEAQVNINNIYNINNEENSTYSNSYKEYLETYNVETTIPPRGRKNKYSKNIYKINTKSTFKDNVTNRSNYNNDNNYNSNNNQNNDLSAPWYYEESEETWAKKVLQRNDELMETWRNKTKQREIEKQRQIFYEKQMILKNEMIKRNLLGEEKLTEEQINAYLYDEPNKNKKYDTDIKQNDNDTHTDDKFNLPKKNCPVIPIIIRTNYVGIFDIFLDEFENLQKKYNVKISVVHGGIGPITPNDVVHAEVESHFGYCCIYAFQVKVLPDSVKQAVLSNIVIKQFDVFTDLIDDIVKRITNIKALIAHNMYVRSLKKEKTQEGM